One segment of Pangasianodon hypophthalmus isolate fPanHyp1 chromosome 10, fPanHyp1.pri, whole genome shotgun sequence DNA contains the following:
- the cldn23l gene encoding claudin-23, translated as MHTPASIVTGIVFSPLGLVLVFTAAITPQWREGQARLGRVGTGVGEAKGIELLLLRSDGLWESCLQVVHSELRECWPVSGPYQHDSRVRATRGLVLLSLFLCGSGIVLASVGARCWTDTPLRNVAGAGGLLVALAGVISLAALSIYTHHLPKLGVELVSNMSDFQGLDLRKLPSLTLRPAGSLYFGWVGAWVQVLGGLALLFGLGRPRCPVRTKQVQREIVMKAYDVSC; from the coding sequence atgcacacGCCAGCTTCGATAGTGACTGGCATTGTCTTCTCTCCCTTGGGACTGGTGCTGGTGTTCACGGCAGCCATCACACCTCAGTGGCGGGAAGGCCAGGCTCGTCTGGGGAGGGTTGGGACTGGTGTAGGCGAAGCCAAGGGCATTGAGCTTCTGCTCCTTCGCTCCGATGGACTATGGGAGAGCTGCCTGCAGGTGGTGCACTCCGAATTGCGTGagtgctggcctgtatctggaCCATACCAACATGATTCACGTGTCCGTGCCACTCGGGGACTTGTGCTCTTGTCTCTGTTCCTGTGTGGCTCGGGGATTGTGCTTGCCAGTGTCGGTGCCCGCTGTTGGACGGACACACCACTCAGAAATGtagcaggagctggaggattgCTGGTGGCACTTGCGGGTGTGATCAGCCTCGCAGCGCTGAGCATCTATACTCATCACTTGCCCAAACTGGGGGTGGAGCTCGTATCAAACATGTCTGACTTTCAAGGGCTTGACTTGCGCAAGTTGCCCAGTCTGACCCTGCGCCCGGCTGGTTCGCTGTATTTTGGGTGGGTTGGTGCATGGGTGCAGGTGCTCGGAGGGCTGGCACTGCTGTTTGGACTTGGACGACCGCGATGTCCGGTTCGCACCaaacaggtacagagggagattGTGATGAAGGCTTACGATGTCAGCTGCTAG